A region from the Hydra vulgaris chromosome 10, alternate assembly HydraT2T_AEP genome encodes:
- the LOC100202503 gene encoding 50 kDa hatching enzyme isoform X1: protein MMLKVFALECLLVVVVICKADIDAEDFLTSFGYLNRNAFNRVSVTDAIKDYQSFNNLQVTGVVDENTKAEMAKPRCGNPDRHGYNGYSKWTKTTLTYSFRNKCEDLSDVAVRQTIREAFKMWSDVTHLAFTETSGKGDITIGFHHNSHGDNSPFDGPGRVLAHAYFPPEGRLCFDEGERWVIKTTGTDLFEIAVHEIGHILGLEHSNIQGTIMYPSYSGYRPNLQLHQDDRRRIQQMYGVKTGTGTGTGTGTGTGTGTGTGSCSDKVTDCSKNLAYCRSPPQWHDYMKASCAKSCRFC, encoded by the exons ATGATGTTAAAAGTATTTGCCCTTGAGTGTCTCTTAGTTGTTGTTGTAATCTGTAAGGCAGATATAGATGCGGAg GACTTCTTAACATCATTTGGTTACTTAAACCGAAATGCTTTCAATCGAGTTTCAGTAACTGATGCCATTAAAGATTATCAGAGTTTTAACAATCTTCAAGTCACCGGTGTTGTTGATGAAAATACAAAAGCTGAGATGGCTAAACCTCGTTGTGGTAATCCAGATCGACACGGGTATAACGGCTATTCGAAATGGACAAAGACAACATTGACTTATTCATTTAGAAATAAAT GTGAAGATTTAAGCGACGTTGCAGTTAGACAGACGATTCGAGAAGCTTTTAAAATGTGGTCTGATGTTACGCATTTGGCTTTTACAGAAACCAGCGGAAAAGGTGATATCACTATTGG atttcaTCACAATTCCCACGGAGATAACTCACCTTTTGATGGGCCTGGACGGGTTTTAGCTCATGCTTACTTTCCACCAGAAGGACGTTTATGTTTTGATGAGGGTGAAAGATGGGTCATTAAAACAACTG GTACTGATCTTTTTGAAATTGCTGTCCATGAGATCGGTCATATCCTTGGATTAGAACATTCAAATATCCAAGGAACAATCATGTATCCATCATACTCAGGGTATCGACCTAATTTGCAGTTACATCAAGACGATCGAAGACGCATTCAGCAAATGTACGGCGTAAAAACCGGAACTGGCACTGGAACTGGCACCGGAACTGGAACTGGTACTGGTACTGGAACTGGAA gttGCTCAGATAAAGTAACTGATTGTTCAAAAAATCTCGCTTATTGTAGATCTCCTCCACAATGGCATGATTACATGAAAGCATCATGTGCTAAATCATGCagattttgttaa